The Pyrus communis chromosome 9, drPyrComm1.1, whole genome shotgun sequence genome has a segment encoding these proteins:
- the LOC137744458 gene encoding uncharacterized protein, with the protein MSSSRRLSKQFEEQQKRLLAQQEELFNLEEGGDEAFAMEEDEDDEHRRQRASHSYHVMAIVGQISKPRRATNLDRKRERQGFLLEQKVIAVLQMFAYEASTDQVDEITRIGKSTILESLMRFFSAIEALYTNEYLQTPMPRDLQRLLRKGEM; encoded by the exons atgtcttcttcaaggagattgTCCAAACAATTTGAGGAGCAACAAAAAagattgttggcacaacaggaagaattgttCAATCTCGAGGAAGGTGGAGATGAAGctttcgcaatggaggaggatgaggatgatgaacaTAGAAGGCAGAGGGCCTCACATTCCTACCATGTCATGGCAATTGTGGGTCAAATATCCAAACCCAGACGTGCTACAAACTTAGATAGAAAGAGGGAAAGACAAG gtttTCTTCTTGAGCAAAAAGTTATTGCTGTCTTGCAGATGTTTGCATATGAAGCATCtacagatcaagtggatgagataacgaggatagGAAAATCAACTATTTTGGAGTCCTTGATGCGATTTTtctctgcaattgaagccctctaTACCAATGAGTACCTCCAGACACCCATGCCAAGGGACTTACAAAGGCTactgaggaagggtgagatgtga